One genomic region from Ochotona princeps isolate mOchPri1 chromosome 5, mOchPri1.hap1, whole genome shotgun sequence encodes:
- the STRADB gene encoding STE20-related kinase adapter protein beta isoform X2 — translation MSFTGRGFDNLTSVHLARHTPTGTLVTIKITNLENCTEERLKALQKGLILSHLFRHPNITTYWTVFTVGSWLWVISPFMAYGSASHLLKTYFPEGMSEPLIRNILFGAVRGLNYLHQNGCIHRSIKASHILISGDGLVTLSGLSHLHSLIKHGQRHRAVFDFPQFSTSVQPWLSPELLRQDLHGYNVKSDIYSVGITACELASGQVPFQDMHRTQMLLQKLKGPPYSPLDTSIFLQSDSRMKKSRSGIDSGIGESVLASSGTHTVNSDRSHTPSSKTFSPAFFSLVQLCLQQDPEKRPSASSLLSHVFFKQMKEESQDSILSLLPPAYNKPSMALPPVLPWTEPECDFPDDKGSDWEF, via the exons ATGAGTTTTACAGGAAGAGGATTTGACAACTTGACTTCTGTCCACCTCGCACGGCATACTCCTACAGGAACACTGGTAACCATAAAAATTACCAACCTGGAGAACTGCACTGAGGAACGCCTAAAAGCTTTACAG AAAGGGCTGATTCTGTCCCACCTCTTCCGACACCCCAACATTACAACCTACTGGACAGTTTTCACTGTTGGCAGCTGGCTCTGGGTTATTTCTCCATTTATGGCCTATG GTTCAGCAAGTCACCTCTTGAAGACTTACTTCCCTGAAGGAATGAGTGAACCTCTAATAAGAAACATTCTCTTTGGAGCAGTCAGAGGGCTGAACTACCTGCACCAAAATGGCTGCATTCatag GAGTATTAAAGCCAGCCATATTCTCATTTCTGGTGATGGCCTGGTGACACTCTCTGGCCTGTCCCATCTGCATAGTTTGATTAAGCACGGACAGAGGCATAGGGCTGTGTTTGATTTTCCACAGTTCAGCACGTCAGTGCAGCCGTGGCTGAGTCCAGAACTACTGAGACAG GATCTACATGGATATAATGTGAAGTCAGATATTTACAGTGTTGGCATTACAGCATGCGAACTAGCCAGTGGGCAGGTACCTTTCCAGGATATGCATAGAACTCAG atGCTCTTACAGAAGCTGAAAGGTCCTCCTTACAGCCCATTGGATACCAGCATTTTCCTTCAGTCAGACTCCAGAATGAAAAAATCACGATCTGGTATAGATTCTGGGATTGGAGAAAGTGTACTGGCCTCTAGTGGAACTCACACTGTGAATAGTGACCGATCGCACACGCCATCCTCAAAAaccttctctcctgctttcttcaGCTTGGTACAACTCTGTTTGCAACAAGATCCTGAGAAAAG gCCATCAGCAAGCAGTTTATTGTCCCATGTATTCTTCAAACAG ATGAAGGAAGAAAGCCAGGACTCCATtctttcactgctgcctcctgcttaTAACAAGCCATCGATGGCACTGCCTCCAGTGCTACCTTGGACCGAGCCAGAATGTGATTTTCCTGACGACAAAGGTTCAGACTGGGAATTCTAG